The Nicotiana sylvestris unplaced genomic scaffold, ASM39365v2 Un00031, whole genome shotgun sequence genome segment CCTAAGCTTTGAAGACGATTCGAGTTTGTGaaaaaaatgatatttttatCCAAGCTACCAGCAAATGGAAATATGTCTAAATTAGTTCGTACTTCTAGACGGGATTCGGTTTCAACGAGTCTACACCTCGACAagtcttgaagtagggggcatttgtaggcatataaaatttattgaatttaaattcaataagtaattttgattatattttaaattcaagatatattggtccaaataaatattatgggctaatataattgacctaattatataagtccaataaatatggattaaataaataagtcttaatccattgggctatttatttaatccattgggctagcccattcaaattgggttaaagtgatgagcccactttatTAAACCCAAGATGTTATCtttctagaggcccagtttggtgccacgtgtcaaatgacgtggcggaccaagtcaagcggaagagccaataggatcacgtcacgtgtcaaaatgacaaggcatgcccagTCACACTGAAAGGCCAATaaaatcgcgccacgtgtgcaagtgacatgttctggccaatcaaatgcggccatgccacacttcaatttgattggtcggaaagagtttgttcttatcacaactcttccctcccacaactaCAAAAGGGAACCAGAAgctataacaagaagcaagagagagctcgtggatcaaacaccacaaatttctctacaagtttcaggcttcaagcaatcaagttcaagttcaagaaatcaagttcaagttcaagaacgaagaacaaatcaagtatTCAAGCTCAAAAACGAAGAACAATTCGAGTActcaagatcaagaacgaagtcaaatcaaatacaagaagttcaagatcaaggctacttgttcgtgataaaatttgtggcaacaatcaaagtgttcgtgacggataaatcaaattcaaattcaagatAAAGCTCAAAGACCCTTGAATTTGTACaagaaaagtagaatcagaggaatcatagagattgtaacgctcaaatattcgaaataaaatactacgattgttgcaatatcttcggtcttgattttattttctcgaagcAAATTTATTGTCCACACTATCACAGGAATAAGAGCTATGATTGTAGACTTGAGTTGCTTGAGGAACTTGCCATTGTGAAAAAATTCTATAACTGCCTCTGTGATCTCCTGCCCCACTATAGGCCAAGCAACCTTATAGAAACCACTCCCAAAGTCATATGGTCCTGGGCTCTTGGTACTGTCAATATGGAGCACCGCCTCTTTAACTTCCTTATCCACAACTGGCATTAGCAACTCCACATGTTGAGCAGTTGACAAAGTGGGCCCATTTTTTAGAATGCTAGTAAAATCTTGGACTCTAGAGGTAGACTTCCTTCCTAATAATTCAGAATAGTAATCCACAAACAAGTTTGCAATAGTCCCTGGATCAGTTTGCCATGTGCCTGTGTCATCCTTAAGTTGCATTGTGGCTTGTTTCAGCTTCCTATGCTTTATAATTGAGTAGAAATATTGTATGTTATCATCTCCTAGCTTAATCCACGTAGATTTACTTCTTTGTTGTAGATACATTTTTGCCAAATATGAAGACTGTTTGAATTTCTGATAACCCAAGAATTCAGCCTGTTGAACCTCTTTATTTGAGGGATCCCTTTGAAGTTTCAACTGACTTTGCTTAAGCAACTTCCTATCTTCTTCTGCTTCTCTCACAATATCATGAGAATAGTATGACTTCAGAACCTTCAGCTTCTTCTTAAGTAGCTTCAACTTCTTCACTACTTGATACATTTTGCAGCCCTCAATACTGTCAGCCCACTCTTCTCTTACGATTATATTAAATTGTGGATGTTAAGCCCGCATGTTACAGAATTGAAATGATTTTTTGAACTCAATTATCTCCTTTACCAGTGATACTTTTGCAGGACAGTGGTCATTGATTCCTTTTGGGAGAAATATGACCCGACATGCTGGCATTACATCTAGCCACTCCTCATTTATGAACACtcaatcaatctttgagaatATCCTTTGTTCTTCATGTTTGTCATTCCAAGAGTACCTATTGCCTTGTGCTGGTAACTCCAATAAGCCACATTCTACTACACAGTTGTGGAAATCTTTCACTTCTGCCCAAGTCACAGGGTTTCTTCCTATTATGTCTTCTGTTTTAAGGATTGAGTTAAAATCCCCTAAAACCATCCAAGGCCTTGTACATCTCCTGCTATGAGATACTAACTTATCCCACAGGTCCTTCCTCTCTTCTCTAGTATTTAATGCATAGACATAACACAATTCAAATGTCATTTGAAGAGGAATGTGATGAACTTCACACTTGATTACTTGAGCTAACATACTCATAAGAATGACCTTGTAGTAATCAGGTCTCCAAGTAATCCAAATTCTACCATTATAATGGTACTCAAGGTTTGTAAGGTACTTCCATCCCACAAACATGTTATTTGCTAGCTTCTCAATTCTGTTACTTTTTATTTTGGTTTCTAATAGACCAACCAACCCCACTCTTTCCTCATTGCAAAGGAGTTTAACCTCTTTTTGCTTATTAGGAATATGAATCCCCTAACATTCCAACTTAACATATTAACGATCCCTAAGGGGATGATTGTTTTAGCCTCCCTTATTTATGTTACTCCCTCCTTTTTTGTTATGTTGACCTCTTTACTGTGCAGGACTTGAAAAGAATTTGAGTTCTCAACTTGTTGCTGCTTTTGTTATGGTTTTCCTACTTTCAATGGGGTCTGCCAGCTTGTAATATCCCTTGCTTTTACTTCCCTGATTGTCTCACCACCATTTGCTCTCTATAATCATCAGTTCTGGTACTTGTTTCCTCCTTCCTTTGTTCAAAGTTCACCGGAATTTGTTCATTGCTCTTATTATTTTTGGGTTCTGTTTGTGCCACATTGTTCATCTCCTTATGTTGTTCTGCATTTTCCATTGCTAGTTTCTTCTTGATCCTACAAACTTCCTCTGCATGCCCATATATAGAGCAATAACTGCACAAAATTGGCTTCCAGTCATAGATGACTTTTTGTTTGATTAACTTGCTTCTTTCATTCCGAAAGAGAACTACATCTGGTCGTTTTGCATTCATTCCTACCTCAACTAGCAACCTTGCAAAATTCATTCCATTCCTCTTTTCTATATTTTGGTCCACCATAATATGTTTCCCTACTAAGCTGCCTATCTTGCTCAAACCTTTCTTATTCCAATATTTGTAGTCCAGTCCAGGAAACTTAATCCAAAATGGAACTGTTAGCAATTCCTCTCTGCTGAATCCAAATTCAGGTGTCCAAGTCTTTACAATGAATGGTTTCATGTCAAAATGGCAAAGCAACATGGTATTCACTACATATTTATTTTGTACTAGCTTACACTTCTCAAATTACaatatatatttcattgtatacCAAAGAGGATGAACACACATGTTGTCGGGGTAAAATCGAAGTTTCTCTACCTCGGACTGCCATGTTGCATATCAAAATGCTCCTCCTCTTGCACATTAAACAAGTTTTACAATTAACATTAACTGTCATGTCAATTGTGATATATATACACCAAAAAAAAATGTGATATATATGACAATTCCGATTTATAAGTAGCATTCGACAACAACGATTTAATTATAAGTCGCATTGGGTTATAGCGATTCAAATTTGTCAATTGATATTTATAAGTCGCATTTGGTAATTGCATGCATAAGTCGCCCAATTGCGATATACAGTCCATTTAAGCCGCTCAATTTTTTTCGCTCGCTTACATTGTTACTCCCTctattccagtttatgtgaaccttttcttttttggtctgttccaaaaagaatgaccctttctaaatttggtaacaatttagcttaaacttacaattctacccttaatgagaagcttttataaccacacaaatactctgggtccctttttgacttgtttaggaccacaaattctaaaactcttcattttttcttaagcTCCATGCTCAgccaaacaggttcacataaattggaacggagggggTATATTTTATTAATTGCTCAGAAAAGTGAATAAGGAATATGTGAAAGCCGTGATTACCTTAATGAGTAACTGAAGTTTTGAACTCCCTACAACATAAGGTATTTATAGCTACGAAATCTCAGCTATGAATTTAAAAATCGTGGCTAATACCGAACAATAGCCACAAGAATTAGAATTTCCTGGCTATTTACAAATTCGTAAAATTTGCTAGCCACGAAATTAAATTCGAAAAGCTAATTCCTTATTTTTGCTATAATTGCTAACAATCGTAGCAATAATTGCCTAAATAGCTATAAATTTATTGCTACAATAAAATTGCGTAGCTAATTCATACACTTTAACCACGCATTAAAAGTTATTGTAGCAATAGTAACCTT includes the following:
- the LOC138884669 gene encoding uncharacterized protein translates to MLLCHFDMKPFIVKTWTPEFGFSREELLTVPFWIKFPGLDYKYWNKKGLSKIGSLVGKHIMVDQNIEKRNGMNFARLLVEVGMNAKRPDVVLFRNERSKLIKQKVIYDWKPILCSYCSIYGHAEEVCRIKKKLAMENAEQHKEMNNVAQTEPKNNKSNEQIPVNFEQRKEETSTRTDDYREQMVGIHIPNKQKEVKLLCNEERVGLVGLLETKIKSNRIEKLANNMFVGWKYLTNLEYHYNGRIWITWRPDYYKVILMSMLAQVIKCEVHHIPLQMTFELCYVYALNTREERKDLWDKLVSHSRRCTRPWMVLGDFNSILKTEDIIGRNPVTWAEVKDFHNCVVECGLLELPAQGNRYSWNDKHEEQRIFSKID